The Mycoplasmopsis gallinacea genome includes a window with the following:
- a CDS encoding DnaB-like helicase C-terminal domain-containing protein → MTNIETIENTEFFKLEKTTETEKDKSENNKFKTLFCDNTIKEMLNNKIENIDSNGIKTNFSALDSNTKGLTNKHLYVLAGRSGTGKTTLMINLINNIMKEINQNTNDVVLFISLEVPANEIAQKFVNLHFKNKVLDNYSKDELIDLKNKWFNEEHQNKTFLRYLKNLIILDNYNLYASELINLINEMKKENMNVRALFIDHLQIFKYSLQQLGKREEINKIMLELKNIAKYFNIPVVALSQLSRPSKSDSIEKDCFNVPKPKLTDLKESSSIEETADVVALLYTANVLSDDTEILHLSIDKNRNGKKAVERLGFDKKFSRIVSIGEDFGQWE, encoded by the coding sequence ATGACAAATATAGAAACAATTGAAAACACCGAATTTTTTAAATTAGAGAAAACAACGGAAACAGAAAAAGACAAATCCGAAAATAACAAATTTAAAACATTGTTTTGTGATAACACAATAAAAGAAATGTTGAACAATAAAATTGAGAATATTGATTCAAATGGAATTAAAACAAATTTTAGTGCTTTAGATTCAAACACTAAAGGTTTAACAAATAAACACCTTTATGTTCTAGCAGGAAGAAGCGGAACAGGTAAGACAACACTTATGATAAATTTGATTAATAACATTATGAAAGAAATAAACCAAAATACAAATGATGTTGTTTTATTTATATCGTTAGAAGTTCCAGCAAATGAAATTGCTCAAAAGTTTGTAAATTTACATTTTAAAAATAAAGTACTTGACAATTATTCAAAAGATGAGTTGATCGATTTAAAAAATAAATGATTTAATGAAGAACACCAAAACAAAACATTTTTAAGATATTTAAAAAACTTAATAATACTTGATAATTACAATTTATATGCTTCGGAATTAATTAATTTAATTAATGAAATGAAAAAAGAAAATATGAATGTAAGGGCTTTATTCATTGACCATTTACAAATTTTTAAATATTCATTGCAACAATTAGGTAAAAGGGAAGAAATAAACAAAATAATGCTAGAGCTTAAAAATATTGCTAAATATTTCAACATCCCTGTTGTTGCTTTGAGTCAATTATCAAGACCGTCAAAAAGTGATTCAATTGAAAAGGATTGTTTTAATGTTCCAAAACCAAAATTAACAGATTTAAAAGAAAGTAGTTCAATTGAAGAAACAGCAGATGTTGTGGCGTTACTTTATACCGCTAATGTTTTAAGTGATGACACTGAAATCCTCCATTTATCGATTGATAAAAATAGAAATGGAAAAAAAGCGGTTGAGCGTTTGGGTTTTGATAAAAAATTCTCTCGTATTGTTTCAATTGGGGAAGATTTCGGACAATGAGAATAA